From a region of the Aulosira sp. FACHB-615 genome:
- the rsmA gene encoding 16S rRNA (adenine(1518)-N(6)/adenine(1519)-N(6))-dimethyltransferase RsmA, with protein MVRPRKVFAQHWLKSDKVLNAIVQAADCSTNDRILEIGPGTGILTRRLLPLVEALVAVEIDRDLCKLLVKELGSKENFLLLQGDFLELDLAANLTAFPKFQNANKVVANIPYNITGPIIEKLLGTIANPNPKPFDSIVLLIQKEVAERLYAKAGSKTFGALSVRVQYLAECELICPVPASAFYPAPKVDSAVVRLRPRQLETLANDPRRLENLVKLGFGSKRKMLRNNLQSVIDRDRLTQLLEQLEINPQARAEEISTQQWVTLSNLLSTFNSALSTQDA; from the coding sequence CTCAACGCAATAGTGCAGGCGGCAGATTGTAGTACAAATGACCGAATCCTGGAAATTGGGCCGGGTACAGGCATTTTGACTCGGCGTTTATTACCTTTGGTAGAAGCTTTAGTAGCAGTCGAAATTGATAGAGATTTATGTAAGTTATTAGTCAAAGAATTAGGAAGTAAAGAGAATTTTTTATTATTACAAGGTGATTTTTTGGAGTTAGATTTAGCAGCGAATTTAACAGCGTTTCCCAAATTTCAAAATGCGAATAAAGTAGTGGCGAATATTCCTTACAATATTACTGGGCCAATCATCGAAAAATTATTAGGAACAATCGCCAATCCTAACCCCAAACCATTCGATTCCATTGTGCTATTAATTCAGAAAGAAGTAGCAGAAAGATTGTATGCTAAAGCTGGGTCAAAAACCTTTGGCGCTTTATCAGTTAGGGTGCAGTATCTAGCAGAATGTGAGTTAATTTGTCCAGTTCCAGCTAGTGCATTTTACCCAGCGCCAAAAGTAGACTCGGCTGTTGTTAGGTTGCGTCCGCGTCAACTAGAAACTTTAGCTAACGACCCACGCAGATTAGAGAATCTGGTAAAGTTAGGTTTTGGGTCAAAGCGCAAAATGTTGCGGAACAACTTGCAATCTGTAATTGACCGCGATCGCCTGACCCAATTACTGGAACAATTAGAAATAAATCCCCAAGCTAGGGCTGAAGAAATCAGCACTCAGCAATGGGTCACTCTGAGTAACCTACTCAGCACTTTTAACTCAGCACTCAGCACTCAAGATGCGTAG
- the ispE gene encoding 4-(cytidine 5'-diphospho)-2-C-methyl-D-erythritol kinase: MRSYTLIAPAKINLYLEIIGDRADGYHELVMILQSIDLADKISVRAISEQIIRVHCNHPQVPTDKTNLVYRAAELMTKQFPEAAAKYGGVEITLEKNIPVAAGLAGGSTNAAAVLVGIDLLWNLGLTQTEIEELGATLGSDIPFCVAGGTAIATGRGEQLAPLPNLDHIYIVLAKYRSLEVSTPWAYKTYRQEFGHTYLKDTEDLAARAAAVHSGEIVQAIVRKEATEIAQKLHNDLERVVLPAYSQVMQLRELFATQPGVLGTMMSGSGPSVFAIVESEPQAQAVKQFIRETIPDEDLELFVTHTITHGIQIAS; encoded by the coding sequence ATGCGTAGTTACACCCTCATCGCTCCTGCCAAAATTAATTTGTATCTGGAAATCATTGGCGATCGCGCTGATGGTTATCATGAGTTAGTCATGATATTGCAAAGCATCGACCTCGCCGACAAAATTTCTGTCCGCGCCATCAGTGAACAAATTATTCGCGTCCACTGTAACCATCCCCAAGTCCCCACCGATAAAACTAATCTCGTATATCGCGCCGCCGAATTAATGACCAAACAATTTCCCGAAGCGGCGGCGAAATATGGTGGAGTGGAAATTACATTAGAGAAAAATATTCCTGTCGCGGCTGGGTTGGCGGGAGGTTCCACAAACGCGGCGGCGGTATTAGTCGGGATAGATTTATTGTGGAACTTGGGACTGACTCAAACCGAAATTGAAGAGTTGGGTGCTACTTTAGGTTCAGATATACCATTTTGTGTGGCAGGTGGAACAGCGATCGCTACAGGTAGAGGTGAACAACTCGCACCACTACCAAATTTAGATCATATATATATAGTATTGGCGAAATATCGTAGCCTAGAAGTATCTACCCCTTGGGCATACAAAACCTATCGTCAAGAATTTGGTCATACATATCTCAAAGACACCGAAGATTTAGCCGCGCGTGCAGCCGCAGTTCATTCCGGTGAAATAGTCCAAGCAATAGTTCGTAAAGAGGCAACAGAAATTGCTCAAAAACTGCACAATGATTTAGAGCGTGTAGTTTTACCTGCTTATTCTCAAGTCATGCAACTGCGAGAACTGTTTGCAACTCAACCAGGAGTTCTCGGAACTATGATGTCTGGTTCTGGGCCGAGTGTGTTTGCAATTGTCGAGTCGGAACCCCAAGCACAAGCAGTCAAACAATTTATCAGAGAAACAATTCCCGACGAAGATTTAGAATTGTTTGTGACTCACACCATTACACACGGCATTCAGATAGCATCTTAA